AGCGAGTTTATTGCGGCTTGAGTTACATAGGCTATTTTCTTCCATCTTATCTGTTTATCGAATTCCGCATCACTTAACTTCATAACCTCGATGCCATCTAACTTTATACTACCTGAGAACTCGTATACATTTCTAGGTAAGAATCTTATAAGAGCTCTAGATAGACTTGTTTTACCGCAACCAGATTCCCCAATTATTGCTAAGGTCTCTCTTTCTCTCAAAGTAAAGCTAACTTCATCAACCGCTCTAACAATACCAGCTAAAGTTCTATAGTAAAGCTTTAGATTTTTAACCTCTAGTACTTCACTCATAGCTTTCACACAAAGTCTACATCTCTTTTAGTCTAGGATTGAATATTCTGTCTAGCGTAAAGCCTATTGAAGCAAAGGCTATTGATATTAGGACTAGCATTACGGAGGGAAACAAGATCCAGTGATAATAGCCTCTATACATAGCTGCACCAGCGTATGCTTCCTCAAGAACCTTACCCCAGGTTATAGATGTAGGGTCAGAGAGACCTAGAAGAGCTAATGCAGCTTCTAAAAACACATACGAAGGAGTTGCTATAACAATTGTCGGTATAATAACGGGTAAAGCTCTTGGAAGCATGTACCGAATTATTATCCTCATACTTCCTGCACCATAAGCTCTAGCAGCTTCTATATATGGCATCTCTTTAATCTGTAGAAACATAGCCCTAAAAGTCTTTAGACCACCACCCCATATACCAAGCGCTACTACTACAGCTAGCAGAGACCATATCGTAAGTCTATAGAAAAGCGCTATCATTGCAACTATAGGTAGAAACGGTAACACCATAAATATTTCGTTGACCCTCTGTATAACCATATCAACTTCTCCTCCATACCAAGCACTTAGAGCTGCAACAAACATCTGAATAAAGGTTGTAAGTACTGAAGCTACAAGACCAAACCCTAGTGCTAGCGGTGCACCCCAGGCAATAGCTATGAACAAATCCCTTCTACGATCATCTGTTCCAGCAATACCATAGAGAGTTCCATAGATATTTATTTTTATATCTACGTTAGCGTTAACATCGCTGGATTCAGCTCTCACAACAACTCTGTATGTACCCTTAGAAGGAGTCACAGTGTTTCTATAGAGGATACTTTTATCTTCTTTTCCCATCAACACAATAATTCCATCTAAAAGATACTTTGGAGATTCACCTAGTTTCAAGGTTATGTATTTAGAATACTCTAGCACAAAATCAAGACCTTCTCCTGATAAATCAGCATAGTATTCTCCCTGATTAAGCATTAACTTTGATACGTTTATAGCTGTACCATCGGGTTTAATCCACTCAATAACAATATACACAGGTTTTGTCGAGTTTACATACAGCCATCTAACTATTTGGCTTGGCAAAACATCGTAGTTATATCTAAAGGAAGACTCTAAGATTATGTAAATACCCTTAACTTCGCCTCCATAAACTATAGGTTTACGTGTTTTAACAAAACCACCTCTAGCTAATCTGCTATCTAGTGTTATTGTTCCTTCGAGTTCGTTTAACCCTGTAAAAAGTTTAATCCATGCAGGTCTAGCTAACCGTGGATAATCCTCCCATGCTCTAAAATCGTACCAAATCTTGATGGTTCTATCATAAGGATAAGCTATTGTTGCATATATAGATAAACCTACCATAAACACTAAAATAACTAAACCAATAAGGAACGATTTATATCGTATTAATGGTCTTAGTATCTGTATAGCTCTTTTGTTTAATGACATTCTATCCACCTAGCCCTTCTACTCTTATACGTGGATCTATTAATGCGTAGGCAATATCAAGAGCTATAACGCTTACACCAAGAAGATAGGCATATATGGTTACAACTCCTATAACCACAGGGGGATCTGGATTAGCAGGGTTTATAGCAGTATAGAGAAGTTTCCCTAGACCAGGCCAATTAAATATACTTTCTGTAACAATTGCCCCCATCCATGAGGATATGAGGACTAGGACAAAGTTTGTTACTATTGGGGGAAGTGTTGGTCTTAAAATATACCTTCTCTCTATAATTCTACCAGGAACACCTCTTACTCTAGCGTATTCAACATATTCCTCCGTAGAGAACATAAGGAAAAAGGTCCTCATGTTGT
This portion of the Ignisphaera sp. genome encodes:
- a CDS encoding ABC transporter permease, which encodes MSLNKRAIQILRPLIRYKSFLIGLVILVFMVGLSIYATIAYPYDRTIKIWYDFRAWEDYPRLARPAWIKLFTGLNELEGTITLDSRLARGGFVKTRKPIVYGGEVKGIYIILESSFRYNYDVLPSQIVRWLYVNSTKPVYIVIEWIKPDGTAINVSKLMLNQGEYYADLSGEGLDFVLEYSKYITLKLGESPKYLLDGIIVLMGKEDKSILYRNTVTPSKGTYRVVVRAESSDVNANVDIKINIYGTLYGIAGTDDRRRDLFIAIAWGAPLALGFGLVASVLTTFIQMFVAALSAWYGGEVDMVIQRVNEIFMVLPFLPIVAMIALFYRLTIWSLLAVVVALGIWGGGLKTFRAMFLQIKEMPYIEAARAYGAGSMRIIIRYMLPRALPVIIPTIVIATPSYVFLEAALALLGLSDPTSITWGKVLEEAYAGAAMYRGYYHWILFPSVMLVLISIAFASIGFTLDRIFNPRLKEM